DNA sequence from the Bufo bufo chromosome 3, aBufBuf1.1, whole genome shotgun sequence genome:
TAGTCTGCTGAACTCACATTTTAAGATCTTTACTAAATTGTTTGCTAATCGTCTGAACTGCTGGCTCCCCCAGCTGATCCACAAAGATCAGGTGGGGTTTGTTCGGTTCAGATAGGCGGGGAATAATACAAGACGGCTGATTGACACGGTCAATAAGAAGTCGACTGAGGCTCTGCTTCTCAGCCTTGACGCAGAAAAGGCTTTTGACCGTCTGAACTGGTCTTTTATGTTCCATACGCTACAGAGATTTGGGTTTAAAGGCTCATTCCTACAAGCACTCAGAGGGCTTTATTCGGCTCCTGCAGCTCGTGTCAATCTACCCCATGCATGCTCCTCTGTGTTCCATATTAAAAATTGAACTCGGCAAGGCTGTCCCCTATCCCCGCTTCTCTACGTActgagtattgagcccctagctgCTCGGACCCACGCAAACCTAGACATCTGGGGCATCCAAATAAAAGACAGATTCTTTACCATATCTTTATTTGCAGATGATTTCTTTTAACACTAACAAACCCAATCATTTCACTTCCTAATCTACATGCAACTATCGCTGAATATAGTAGACTTTTAGGATACAAAATAAACAATACAAAAACAGAATCTCACCACAAACTTTAAACGCTTTACTACTCCTGGCAGAATCGTTCTATAAAATACTTAGGGGTTCATATTACTTCTACTTACCCTGCTCTATATGGAGCAAACTTCCCCCTAGTAATAGCCAATGTCAACACACTTTTTAATAAGTGGAAATCCCTGCACATATCTTTATTAGGCCGCATAGCAGCAATTAAGATGTCAGTTTTGCCTAAATTCCTTTATTTATTTGAGACGCTCCCAGTTAGAGTGCCGGCAGGGATTCTACGCCAAATCCAAATCGGCCTTTCTCACATTTGAATGGAACAATAAACGACACCGAATTGCCAAGTTGGTCCTGACCTCTAAAACTCAGGGTGGCCCTTCATTACCGGAAATAACCCTCTACTATTATGCCACACATCTTAGACACCTAGCTTCTTGGACTACTCTCCATTCTTTTAATAAATGGATGGAAGCAGAACGGTTATGGCTAGCACCGACTCACATGAGTGCTATGATATGGGGGTGTCCAGCTAATATCAGGCCTCAGAACTTACTAGGCCCCATGATATTCACTAGAAACTTCTGGTTAACCTGCGAGATTAAATTTAACCTCTCCACTTTACATTCCTCCCTTACGCAGTTTCTATTCACTCCACATAATAGCAGTGACTCAGTCATGGCTGGTCCCTGGATTGAAAGAGGACTTTATCAATTTCATGACCTGCGGAACCCTCTCACAAATGGTCTCTTATCGTTTACAGAACTACAAAGTAATTATGGTTTCCCCTCCACCATCAACAAATAACCCATTACTGCCACTTGGTCACTGTCTTTAGACTAATAACCCCCCTTGCCCCATTTGAGAAAATATGTCTAAGAGGTCCATCAGCTAAAGGTCTTATTTCTGACATATATGATCTGCTCTCTTCCAAGAGCTATCTAATAGGATAAGGACATTTATATATGAGAAAGTGGGAAAAGTGGCTAAATAGGCAAATCCCACTAGATCTTTGGAGCGTGATATGGTCGAGTGCTTTTACTAGTTCATCTTGTGTAACCTACAAAGAAAACCAACTAAAATTGTTGATGCATTGGTGTCCTACCCCGGAGGTGCTGCACAATTTGAATAGGAGTATTCCTAATGTTTGCTGGAGATGCTTGGCTAATGGCGCATCAATCTATCACATTTTCTGGGAATGTCCTTTAGTGTTGCCCTTCCGGGAATATGGTGGCCTCTGTAATAGGAGAAATCCTACGGTATTCAGAGGTGTTGGATCCACTGACATGCCTGTTAAATGTACCACCTAGAGGTATGAGAGGTCCCGTCTCCAGGCTGCTCCTCCACCTACTTACTGCAGCAAAAATGTCCGATAGCACTTTTCCGGAAGAAAACTACTCCTCCATCTAGGGTGAATTTTTATTCTCGTATCCAAGAGATACGCACCTTAGAATACCATATGGCAATATCGCAGGGAACCGGGGACAGGTTTTTGCAGATTTGGTCCCTCTGCACTTGTAGAGCGAAAGAGAGAATTACTTATTACCTATACATTCCAcacccccccctccttttttttgttttccttaAATTTTCTTCACATGTACTGTATGCCAGTTTTGTTTCGTACTCTATAAGTTGGTGCAATAATATACAATATGTCTTGTTTTTTCATGTAATTTAATGATATCTATGCAATATCTCAAAGTAAACTCTCACATGTAAATcgaaaaatgtttaataaacgaagggggggggggagactgctGTACAACTTCATAAGGGAATGTCACCCAGTTCCACTACAGCTTACGAGGCTTCTCTATGGGTTTGTTGTGGTGCATAACTCAGTCCCCCACCTGTAGTAACAACTTCAGTTTTCAATTGACTGGAAGTGTTTGGTGGTGTAACCAATGGGCAACCATGTGATTCATTTCCTGTACCCTCCTATAATGTCCTTCCATTCAGATCTAAGGTGTTCAGTCTTTGGACTTGGTGCATGCAGGCATGTTGAAAGGCACTTATGACAGCAGCTCATGCCAGCCGTGGCCCCACaaacaatatagagcatgtcctgttcttgtccgcaattgcagacaagaataggcattttctgtaTAGGGTTGGCCgttagcggtccgcaaaatgtggaacgcaatcAGTGttatgcagatccgcaatttgtggactgcaaaacagtcatggctgtctgaatgagccctaatgttGCTGAAAGTGGAAGACTATTGCAGTCATGGGTGAATGCTGCTGCCAGGGAGGGAGCGATGAGGGAAAGCTGCTGTCAGTGGAGGGAATGCCACTGCCAGTGGGGGAGCAGTAGAGGATCATTGCTGCCAGGCACACTTCTCTCTTACCTCCTCTGCAGTCGTTTTCCAGTCTCTAACTGTAgaacactttttaaaggacctgtGCACTCATGGCCATGTGACCATGATGTCACAGCAGGTCCTTTATGCTTCTACCCACTAACTGGTAATGCAGGGCAGGCAGCATCTTTACAGATGTACCATCCCTGCAGTCAAGGAAGAGTGCAGTTCACCAGTATCACTATTAGCCCACTGAGGTTGAGATAAGGAGGCTGGGCTGATTTTGGTGGAGGTCCAGTGGTGCGCACCATAGGAACCCTTCTTATAATCCAGCCTGATTGCACATGCCTGGAAGAAGCCCTCTGTCCACTTTGGCGAAGATGCCTAGACTTTTGATTAACTACTTACAAACATTCTTATAAATACCCAtgataaattttgaaaaatgtgtaTCACTTATGCCCACCTACAACTTACCCTGCAAAAGTTTAAACTTACAGAACCATACTCATctcccctgttttttttttcctcttatgCTGTTATTACTTATTATTTTACTCCTAAATCTCTGCTCCCAAAAGGTGCTATGTATTTGTGCTCCTCTAGGTAGCCACCTCTTTTTTATGATGCTACAGTAGTTTGTTTATTCAAAGTGTTCTGTAAAAGATTGTTAAAGAAAAGAAAGGAGGTAAGTGGGTTATATTTGACCAACTTTTATATATGAAACCTCAAGCCTGCCTTAGTCACATTAAAATAATGGCATTaagcaaaataaaatacaatttaaaATTGTCTAATAAACTCAacttctttttgcagtgtgcagactcagCAAAGATTCAGTGCTGTGGAGATGGTCTAAAGCaggaatgcccaacctgcagccctccagctgttgcaaaactacaactcccaggatgcccagacagcttacagctatttgcccacagcagggcatggtgggagttgtagttttgcaacatctggagggccacaggttgagcatccctggcctaaagGATATGAAAATTCTTTTGAAACCTTTTCAGACACAATGGGTTCCACTATCCTCCTTCTACGTCACACTTCCTGTACTGCATTGTGCTCTGAAAGGTTGTCCCCAAACCTGTGTGATAGTAGCCAGGCCATTGGCTATGCTGGGAGATACATGTTAAGTACTGACATGAGAAAAATTACCCCAAAAGATGAATCACACAGCCATAGATGTTCCTGCAGCAGGCAAAATAAACATCCCCTTCATGTTTATGCACTCACAATGTCTTGTCCGTATGGGCAACCCGGTCTGATACTGTAGTTCAGTCATATTCAAGAgcgactgagctgcagtaccaggcataATCATCTAAGGACAGTCCATCAGTGATTGAGCCCTGGATGACCCCCTTTAGTATCAACCAACCACTATAGAcctgcagaaaaataaaaacacagccaTTTTATTAACCAATTAACCCATTCATAGGCTGTAAACTAATTAATGTTGAAAGAAACTGAAAGTTCCATTAGAATTAAAGCCAAGCAAACAGAGGACATACATATGCTGAGTAAGACACAAAAAATGATCACATATGACAGAAACGTTGTATTCACAGTAGGATGTGACACAGTAGTATATATAACAATTTGTTACACAGTGCATGTGACATGATGGGGTTGTCAGGATTTACCACATTCACATGTACTTTATGATACAAAAAGGCAACTTGGGATCAGTCAGATTTCCGTTTGGGAGAACTAATTTTagaggagggaaaaaaaaataaaaaatatcctgcatgcaggacttttctctccGCTATTTTTGACAAACTCTGTGACGGAGGCCCAGAAtggagcctccaatgcagatgtgaatgtaACCTTACTATTGTAATTTACTTTGTTACAAAAATGCTCTAGTTTTaagatattgggggtcatttattaatctgaagtacgcctaaattaggcatatttcaggcgcagatggcgcaTCGGTTAGGTCTAAAAGTGCAGGCATGGAAGGAGATGGGCCATCATTTAGCAAgagagctggcttacatttagaactggcgctggatctgccgaagtaagggtccattcacacattcgtagaatgggtccagatccgttCCTCAACGTTGCTGAATTAATctggacctattcattctctatggggccggaagagatgcggacagcacactctgtgctgtctgcatccgcatttccagagcgtgGTCCTGATCTTCCCGTCCACggctcccaaaaaaataaaaaattaattataaatagaacatgttctattcttgtctgcaattgtggacaagaataggcagttctatgagggtgtcggccgggtgtattgcggatccacaatacactacggatgtgtgaatagaccgttatgaagaggcctgcgcctcttcataactttggcggatcctccaccagctatggggctttattaagaccggcgtctgaaaaggtgtgcatgagctcttacagGTAATGAGCTGTAGCAGAATGGACACcaactgagaaaggacacaccccagtGAGCGAAAGATGCAGGAAAGGAAGTGCCCCCTGACATGCCAAACCAGTACCCTACTCTGCACTGAAACGTGGcacaacagctgtctgtggatgggtcTTTTTTCTTCCAAGTCCTATTCAGTGGGAAAGACATTGACTTATTGGGCAGCCATCCAATAAGTGATATTAGCCAGCTTTCTGTCCTCCTGGATAAGAGTTTATTTACAGGGTCAAAATTGACATTATGATCACAGCAAAATTAAAACACAATTAAGGACTCATGCACGGGCATCGTCAATGTAGCGgcggggacggatcgagacctatTCCACCTGAATGGATCAGTGatctgtccgcactgcaaaaaaaaataaaaaatgtaacatgttctatttttttgcggggccaaggCATGCCCAGAAACAccacgaaagcactccatagtgcttctgtggggttccttgcctccgttctgcaccgcagcatccgtgatgcggggagcacacataTTGCGCAATTACACGGACAAGTTTTCTATATTACCGTACATATTTCCTTTGAGAAGTCGTATACCAAAGGACATTTTCATGACAAACGTTTGTAGGAGTAACCTGATAACATGTGGTAAATGTGAATCACATTTAAAAGACAGATTAAAAAAATACTACTGTTCAAAACACAATTCATAGTCTCCATGTCTGACGTATACTGCCATTACAGTAAAGTTCCTTTAATCCAGCAACTGCTGTCAAATTAGTAAAACTATCATCAAttatcaaaactggcttagttgcccaaagcaaccaaagtccacatttcatttttcagagttcatttggaaaatgagaggaatctgattgattgcaatgggcaactaagtcagttctactttacaccacttttgataaatctcccaaggAGAATTAAAAGGAATAAAGACAGAGATAAAAGAAGAATTGCAACCCAATGAAAAAAAGGTTACATaggataaaacaaaaaaaaggctacCATAAAATAGCAGATGCCAGAATAAAGGAGGTTTATACATGCCTTGAATACATCCACTTGTGTCATCAACTTCCATTCCAAGCCCAGTGTCTCATGATAAAATGAATGACCTGATGTTAAAACCATGGGCCAAGTGTGCACATCTCGAGCCCTACTTCCTAGGGCTTTGCTTGCACAGGTTATAATACTATATAGAGATACTTATCTTTCACATTGTAAGAACACTTTCTTACAGACATGTTATATAACGCACTAGGAGGCGCCATTAAAACATCATCCAGATCCTGCCCTCTGCTGGCGAGTGATGAGTAAAACACAAATGTGGCTTCTCTCCAGATTTACACTAGGAGCAGAGTGTAAGATGGGAAGAATAGAAGACAGTTTTTGGTCACCATTTCTAAGAATTAGGTCCGCTATCTTTTCCCAGTCCGCCGTGTCTCTTTGCCATTACTGACTGAGTTTGGAGCTCCAGGGAGCAAGTGGTTGGGCTGGCTGCGTGTAATTCGTCCACTCGACTGGTGAGGAGTTGCTGGAGGCTGGAGGACAGCGCCAACTTGGTTGTTGTTTCCGTTACCGTTTGGTAGCTCTGAAGCTAGAAGTAAAATTAACATAATTTATGAATGATTCCCATAATGTATTTTCTAACTAAAAAAGGGGTTTTAGGGTAGAGAAATATCAAATTCATGACATAGATACCCTCTTAATTaaaagatttaggctactttcacactagcagcacggacctccggcaggctgttccgtcgggtgaacagcctgttggatccctcctgccgctagtgaacgtgtgcccctgggcttgccgctccgtccccattgactataatgggtgcgggggcggagttccggcggaggcacggcagcacACGGAGAGAGGCTGCCGGACTAAGCgttggacatgtcgtagttttattccggctgcctctcgccgtgcctccacccccattatagtcaatgggaacggagtggcagtccgggggcacacgttcactagcggcaggacggatccgacaggctggtcacccaacggaacagcctgccggaggtccgtgccgctagtgtgaaagtaaccttatacAATGACTTCTTGGGATTGAAGGGACTGCTGCCTCCATCAATAAGACTTTGATGTCTGGGGACATGTTATACAAGGATATCAAGGCCCCATGCATACATctgtatccgttttgcagtccgcaaattacaGATTTGCAAAACAGATGCAGTCCGTGTTGcagccgcattttttgctgatCGACTTCAATGGatgcgcattttgcggactgtatgagtTATCTGTGTACTTTCCGCATCCGTaagtctatctttttgcagaacagaccaTGTACACaaaacaatgggtctgcaaacaaAAATGCAGACGGCACCAGGACCGCATCCGTATTTTATTGATCAGCAAAACGGATACtactgtgtgcatgagacctaattcTAGTCAAATTAAAAGTTACAGAGTAATTGGTCAAAGACATTAGAAAGTAAAAGATAATCCCCGAAATCTCCACGCGGGAATAAATCATACAGTAATACTGATTACACCCCAAAAATCTGAGACAAATACTCTTTAAGAGATGCGGCATGTGTTAGCtacagtaataagtgccaattcatCCAGGCATTTTCAAATATGTAGGAGACGACCCGTGTATGGAGATTTAGTGGCAATGCTCTATGGGAAAATGCAAAGAGCTATCTCACAGGAAAAGAGAACCatctctctagcgccaccttgtgaCCCCATACAATAGAGCACCACCAGTAAATCTCCGTACACAGCTGGTCTCTTTTAAAGAAGAGCTAGTAACCCCCTTAGCTGCACCCAAGGCATCTTattcagccagccagaatcctactctgtaccAATTAGGGGCAAATAACTCAAAACAGCTGTTTGTGGATGGATATTTGGTTTGGCTGTTTGGGAAaaaaatgtcagtgcatcttataatgCGAATActcatgagcgcttccattattgaAGCGCTCAGTAGTAAACATTAGGACCGTTGAGTGATGAATACAGTGTTACTTGTGTTGTCCTGAGCAGAAGAATCTGCAGTCCTACAGGGAAAAAGCCCCTTCACATACATTTTGCAATCCAGTTCATTTTCCCTCTGGCATTGTACAAAAATTCCAGAACTGGCCCCATAGTTTTTAACCAATCCTGTCTTGATTCTGGATGTAAAACAGTGCCAGAAAGATAGACcctgcatgcagcgtttttctgtctggcaCTGTCAGGCTATGGAGGCTTGactggaataataataataataataaattattattattattaataatacacAACTGATATATGGATGCCCCAGGCACACCAGAAACATCACTGAATAATCAGACCTCCGTATATAGGGCTCATACAGACATAAAATATATTAATGTACACATTTAGAAGATACATCCATGCAAATGAGTTCTAAAAGCAGAAAATATTTTTTCGTTACCTGGAGGAGGAGTGGTGTTGGAGGAGTTGTGATTCGTTGCTCCTGATCCGCTCTCAACCGATGCCTGAAATAATTCAAAAGACAACTATAACAATTAAATTAGTAGAGAGATTACCTTGGAGGAACATAAAACCCACTTACCTGTTTGCTTTGGGATTGCTGGGAGACATATTCAGGGTTTGGTTCACTAAAGTTAGGCACTTCAGAATAAACCATGCAAAATCTGAgaaaacataaataaatgtatatttaatgaaaaggcaaaatagtctcaAAATCCAACAGTGTGCCATAAGAAAATGTCCTTCGGCGTCTATGGTCAAGGAAaacaaggattgggcatgttgtagTTTAATATTCCCAAAATTCTGGTCCACGATTCCAATCCCGGTAATTTAACCTCTCTGGTGCTGCGGTCAATGGTGAGAAAGAAGGTTCCCTCTGCCCTCCGATTACATCCCCCCACAATAATATTGAGGGGCTGCGATCTGGGGCTTTGTGAAGGCTGCCAGGACTGCCACAGTAAACTGCCTGTTAAACCCTTCCTCAAGCAAGGTTTAACAGGCAGTGAAGAAATTTCCCATAGACTACAATAATATACTATTACAGGTATAAGGGATCGAATAATTACAGGTTCAAGTCCCCTTGGGGACTAAAaattaaagaaagaaagaaaaaaaaaagaacaaaaaaaaaaacaaaacaccacacacacactaaaggggtattccaatttgGGACACTATTGGCATATCAAGAGAGGCTGTTCTCTCTTCACTTCAGGAGATTCTGGAGACAGGAGCAGGTCGGGACATTGATGGCTTATTGCTGGGATATTCCATCAATGTCCAAGATGGAAATACCCATTTAAACATTCAAATCATCCCCTtttgcatataaaaataaacaaacaattaAAAGAAACATAACTAGTGCCCCAACGTCCAAAAATGGCTAGTAcattataaaagtatttatcccatCTAATAGAcactgtaatggaaaaaaaaaaaaagtaaagtttttGGGTCACTTTGTTCCCCTCCCcaatatgaaataaaaaataaaataaaaagtgaccaaaaagccgtatgtaccttaaaatggtatcaataagtcAATGAGTCAACCCACAAAAACACACCTTTAAAAAGGGAAATTTGCATCAGAATGGGGCATTTTTTAACTCAATATTaatagaaaacaatttttttgaatttttggcattttatttttcattttggcagtagTATGCCATTGAAAATCAactacaaaatatattttttctgtagcAGTCAACAAAGTTAAGTGAGACGATCTGACGTACTAATAGTCCAATCAgagaggaagttaaagagccaggacaggaaggagaatacatggagtgacttaaaaaaaatatatatattcagaaaACAGTCCACCCAAGTTATGTACAATTTTCACATTCaggctgttaatatgtgataaaaagatGTTGATGGAAGTGTCCATTAAAATGTGCTAAGAATTTCAATACGGCTTCCTGACAGCGTTCCATAAAATCCACATGTACGGTAATATTCCTTACTCTCCAATCTTCTGCAGATCACCTCCCCGACCTGTGTACAAAGTGAGACAGCCTTTGAAGAGAGAGGCATACCTGAAATTAGAAATCAAAGAACATTTAGACAGCTATATTCCTACACATCCATTGATGAGTGGCACAAAACAttaacttaaaaggggttgtgtcatttcagcaagtggcatttatgtagagaaagttaatacaaggctcttactaatgtattgtgattatccatattgcttcctttgctggctggataaatttttccatcatattatacacggctcgtttccatggtcatGGACacactgtaatccagcagtggtggtcgtgctttcacACCATAGGAAAAAGTATTGGCCTCCGGGGACCGTGGGAGTGCACTTAggatagtgctttttcctatggtgtgcaggcatggccaccactactggattacagggtggtcgtatccATGGAAACGAAACATGTacaatgtgatgtaaaaatgaattccGCCAacagaggaagcaatatggacaatcacaatacattagtaagagccttgtattaactttctctacatgataaatgctattcgctgagacagcccctttaacactcCCAAAAAATAATGACAAAATGGTTTTCCAGTATCATGACACTTTAATTAGCCCCACAGCATGTGGTACCTAATgagaagaattaaaaaaaaaaaaaaaaaaaaattatataatatatatatatatatatatatacatatatacacacacacacacatatatatatatttattatatacacatacatacacacacatacacacacactgctcaaaaaaataaagggaacacaaaaataacacatcctagatctgaattaattaactattcttctgaaatactttgttctttacatagttgaatgtgctgacaacaaaatcacaaaaaaaaaaaaaaaaaggaaatcaaatttttcaccccatggaggtctggatttggagtcaccctcaaaattaaagtagaaaaacacactacaggctgatccaactttgatgtaatgtccttaaaacaagtcaaaatgaggctcagtagtgtgtgtggcctccacgtgcctgtatgacctccctacaacgcctgtgcatgctcctgatgaggtggcggacggtctcctgagggatctcctcccagacctggactaaagcatctgtcaactcctggacagtttgtggtgcaacgtgacgttggtggatagagcgagacatgatgtcccagatgtgctcaattggattcaggtctggggaacggacgggccagtccatagcatcaatgccttcgtcttgcaggaactgctgacacactccagccacatgaggtctagcattgtcttgcattaggaggaacccagggccaaccgcaccagcatatggtctcacaaggggtctgaggatctcatctcggtacctaatggcagtcaggctacctctggcgagcacatggagggctgtgcggccctccaaagaaatgccaccccacaccattactgacccaatgccaaaccggtcatgctggaggatgttgcaggcagcagaacgttctccacggtgtctcaagactctgtcacatgtgctcagtgtgaacctgctttcatctgtgaagagcacagggcgccagtggcgaatttgccaatattggtgttctctggaaaatgccaaacgtcctgcacggtgttgggctgtaagcacaaccccgacctgtggatgtcgggccctcatatcaccctcatggagtctgtttctgaccgtttgagcagacacatgcacatttgtggcctgctggaggtcattttgcagggctctggcagtgctcctcctgttcctccttgcacaaaggcggaggtagcggtcctgctgctggtttgttgccctcctacggcctcctccaggtctcctgatgtactggcctgtctcctggtagcgcctccatgctctggacactacgctgacagacacagcaaaccttcttgccacagcttgcattgatgtgccatcctggataagctgcactacctgagccacttgtgtgggttgtagactccgtctcatgctaccattagagtgaaagcaccaccagcattcaaaagtgaccaaaacatcagccaggaagcataggaactgagaagtgatctgtggtcagcacctgcagaaccactcctttattgggggtgtcttgctaattgcctataatttccacctgttgtctatcccatttgcacaatagcatgtgaaattgattgtcactcagtgttgcttcctaagtggacagtttgatttcacagaagtgtgattgacttggagttacattgtgttgtttaagtgttccctttatttttttgagcagtgtatatatataaaaatataaataaatgtcatactcacctgctccctgtTCTGGCGCTATTCTCCAATCTTCCAGTCCCAGGCCTGTTCACTTTCAACTAGGGTATGGACGGAGTCACATGTGCTGCTGCAGccgatgactggcctcagcaacaACATTGTCCCCAAGTGTGATGTGCTGATTGGGGACACATCACCGTTGAAGACAGCCACTGGCTGCAGCAGC
Encoded proteins:
- the NABP2 gene encoding SOSS complex subunit B1, with product MTTETFVKDVKPGLKNLNVLFIVLETGRVTKTKDGHEVRTCKVADKTGSINISVWDDVGKLIQPGDIIRLTKGYASLFKGCLTLYTGRGGDLQKIGEFCMVYSEVPNFSEPNPEYVSQQSQSKQASVESGSGATNHNSSNTTPPPASELPNGNGNNNQVGAVLQPPATPHQSSGRITRSQPNHLLPGAPNSVSNGKETRRTGKR